Below is a genomic region from Bacteroidota bacterium.
AGAGCGAGGTGATGTCGGTGTGCTGCGGGTCGTAGAAGAGGCTCCGCTCGAGCTTAGAGCGGCTGTAAACCTCGCCGCGCTCGATGTTGAGGGCGAAGAGAAGCTGCTCGTCCGTGTACTCGGCGTTGCCGTCGAAGGCGAGGTTGCGGATGTGGTACTTCGGCCCCTCCTCCACCTGGATGTCGATCACGATCTCGGGGTCGTCGGGCTCAGACGTGTCGAGGTAGACGGAGTCCCGAAGGATGCGGGCGCTGTAGAAGCCGCGGTCGTTGTAGTAGGCGATGAGGTTCTGCTTGTCCTCCTCGAACCCAGGCTCGTCGAAGGTCGACGCGCCCCAGAAGCGCCACCACCGGTCTTCGGCGTTGTTGCCGAGCCGCTTGCGGAGCCGCTTCTCGTCGAAGGCCTCGTTGCCGGCGAAGTTGATGTCGCCGATCTCGACCTTGCGGCCCCGGCTGACGTCGAACGTCACGCGCGTGCTGCCCTCGGGCGTGGCCTGCTGCGTGGTCTCGACCGTGACGAGGCGGAAGCCTTTCTCGGCGAAGTAGTCGCGGATGATCTGCTCGCTGCGCTCGATGCCGGCCGGGCGGAGCGCCTGCCCGCGCAGCAGCGGCACCCGGTCCTTCAGTTCGTCGCGGTCGCCGCCCTTGACGCCCTCGAACTTGACCTCGCCCAGGCGCGGGACCTCCTCGACGCGGACGAGCAGGAACACCCCACCGCCGACGTAGCGCTCGGCGAGCACGTCCACGTCGGCGAAGTTGCCCAGTTGGTAGAGCTGGCGGATGGCGTCGGAGATCGCCTGGTCGCCGGGGATCGTGACGGACTGCCCGACGCGGAGGCCGCTCGAGGAGAGGACGAACTGGCGGGCGCTCTCGTCGCTGACCCCCTCCACCGATAGGCCGAGGATCTCGTACGACGCGGGGGCTCCGATGGGAGCGCCGCCGACCTGCGCCAGCGGCTGCCCCAGGCCCTGCGCACCGGCAGGCAGCGAGAGGATGAGAGCGCACCCGAGGACCAGGAGGCTGCGGCGCAGAACGAGGGACGGCAGGGTGGCAATCACGGAGGGCGGAGGTCTGTGGTTCGGGTCAGGCAACGAACGGCGGATTCGCGGTGTTATTGCTCCGGCACGAGGGCATCGCGGGGTGCCTCGGCCACGCGGCCGAAGCGGCGCTCCCGGTCCTGAAAGCTCTCGATGGCGGCGTAGAGGGCCTCGCGCCGGAAGTCGGGCCAGTAGCCGTCGGTGACGTAGAGTTCGGTGTAGGCGAGCTGCCAGAGAAGGAAGTTGGAGATGCGCATGTCGCCCCCGGTGCGGATCAGCAGGTCGGGGTCGGGGATGCCGGTCGTGTCCAGGTGCGAGGCGATGAGGCGTTCGTCGACCGCGTCGGGCGTGAGGCGGCCGGCGTGAACCTCCTCGGCGATCCGGCGGGCGGCGCGGGCGATCTCCCAGCGGCCGCTGTAGGAGAGGGCGAGGTTGAGCGTCATCCGCGTGTTGCCGCAGGTCAGCCCCTCGGCCTCGCGCATCTCGGCGGCGGCGCGGCGCGGCAGCCGGTCGAGCTCGCCGAGGGTGCGGACGCGGATGTTGTTCTCCTGGAGCCGCCCCACCTCGCGGCGGATCGTGCGCACCAGCAGTTCCATCAGCGCCGTCACCTCTTTGGGTGGGCGCTCCCAGTTCTCGGTCGAGAACGTGTAGAGCGTGAGGTGCCGCACCCCGATCTGCGCGCACGCCTCGGTGACGTCCCGCACCGACTCGACCCCTTCGCGGTGGCCGGCGACGCGGCTCTGCCCCCGGTGCTTCGCCCAGCGTCCGTTGCCGTCCATGATCGCGGCGATGTGGACGGGGATCTGACCGCGCCGCGCCAGGGCTCGCTGCCGGGCAGCGTCAGCGTCGGTCTGCGGTGTTTTGGTCAGGGAAACCGTGGGCACGGAGAAGGCAGTGCGTGGGCCGGGAGCAGCGTGTCAAGGTACACTGCCTGCCCCGACCTACCGCGTGAAAATAGGGTCGAAAGCTGGACCCGTGCAGCCTCGGCCCCTCTGCCGACCAGACATACAAAGGGCGGCAGGCCCCACCACCAAGCCTGCCGCCCGAGTAGCACCCCGATTATACGTGGTGGGCGCTACAGTGTATGTCGAAAACCAACGTGGGTCAGGTCATCCTCGCGAGCGCGTCTAGTGCGGTGCCTTGCGCTCTCCTGTACATACGGGAAAGGCCGCGTCATCGGGTCATCCAAGGGGAAAAACAGAATCCAAACGCTGCGCGCAGTGCCACAAGTACTTAATAATTCAGGACATAAACCTCCGCCAAAAGGGCGGCACGGATGAGAGCCTATCGGTGCAGATCGAATCCTATAATGCGCCCTTCTTCCGGTAAGTCAAGCAAAGGCTGACATTTTCCCCTTGCCGTATGCTCAGCGCCGCCTCCGCGCAGCGCCTGGGCGCCAGCAGTCTCAGCCCTGTCCAGGTTCCCGACAGGCCCCCGAGAAGCACCGAGAGTGCGCCGGGACCTCAGCGCGTGAATTTGCGCCGGTTGCGGACGTAGTCCTCGAAGATGAACCCGCCGAGGTCGTCTAGGCTCGCGTAGTAGGCCCGCCCCTGGTTGGTCTCGGTGAGCTGGCGGACGAAGTTCTGGAGGTACGGGTCGCGGGCGATCATGAAGGTCGTGATCGTGATGCCCTCGCGGCGGCAGATAGCGGCTTCGTCCAGCACTTTGTTGACAATCTTGCGGTCGAGACCGTAGGCGTTTTTGTAGAGCCGCCCGGCCTCGAAGTGGGCGCTCGGTTTGCCGTCGGTGATCATGAAGACCTGCTTGTTGCGGTTCTTCCGGCGGCGGAGGATCGTCCGCGCGCGCTCCAGTCCGGCGCGCGTGTTGGTGTGAAACGGCCCGACCTGGAGGTACGGCAGGTCCTTCACCTCCACCTCCCACGCCTCGTTCCCGAAGGCGACGATGTCGAGCGTGTCCTTGGGGTACTGCGTCATGATGAGCTCGGAGAGCGCCATCGCGGTCTTGCGCGCCGGCGTGATCCGGTCCTCGCCGTAGAGGATCATCGAGTGGCTGAGGTCGATCATCAGGACCGTCGCCACGGACGAGTGGTGGTCGGTCTCGAAGACCTGGAAGTCGTCCTCGGAGAGCGAGAAGTCGCCGAGGCCGGAGCGGCGGAAGGCGTTCGAGAGGGTGCCGGTGACGTCGAGCGCGTGGATGTCGTCGCCGAAGGTGAACGGGCGGGTCTCGGGGAGGCGCTCGTCGCCGGCCCCGGCGAAGGGCGTTTTGTGGTTGCCACGCCCGCTCTTGCGGAGGTGCGAGAAGATCTCTTCGAGCGAGCGCTGCCGCAGCCCGCGCTCCCCCTTCGCAGTGATCTGCACGACGCCCGTCTGCTGGTCGCGCTCGATCAGGCCCCGGTTCTTCAGCTCCTCGATGAAGTCCCCGATGCCCATCTCGTCATCGGTGAGGCCGTACTTGTTGTCGAGCTGGGTGAGCCAGCTCAGCGCCTCGTCGGCGTCGCCGCCAGTGTGGAAGAGGAGCTGCTGGAAGAGGTCGAGGAGGCGGTCGAAGGTGGGGCGGTCCTGGCCGTGGCGGCTCTCGTCCCACTCGGAGTAGCGGAAGAACATAGCGAGTTGCGAGTTGCGGATGACGAGCGGCGAATGAGGGACCTACCCGTCATTCGTCACTCGTCATTCGTCGTTAAGACCGTCCGTACGGGCGGTCGATGTAGCGGCGGGCGCGGTCGTGGGCACCGGAGAAGTCGTCGAGCCGGAGCACCTGCCGGTAGCGCTCGAGGGCCTGGTCGCGCTCGCCGCGGGCGTCGTGGCTCATGCCCTGGCGCAGCCGGCCGAGCGTCTCGAAAGCGCCGGACTGCGGGCGCGACGCGGCGACCTGTTCGAGCCGGTAGAACAGCGCGAGGGCCTGGCCGTGGTTGCCGCGCACCTGCTGGGTGCGGCCGAGGTAGTAGAGCGCCTGCTCGGCAATCGCGTCGTTGTAGCCGGTGTCGCCCTGGGCGTGGCGGCGCATCACCGCCTGGAAGATGCGCTCCGACTCGTTCCAGTCGCCGAAGCGGGAGCGGATGCGGCCCTCCATGGCGTGGAAGAAGGCGTTGTCCGGGTAGCGCTCGCGGAGCCACCCGATGAACTGCTGGGTCTTGGCGTAGTCGCGCTCGAAGATGTAGTAGATCTGGAGCAGGAAGTACGCGGCCTCGGCCTGGAGGTAGCTGCCCTCGCGGAACGTCCGGTGCAGCGCCGCCAGCCCGCGCGACTTGCTGCCCGACGGGAAGAACCCCATAAACGGCTTGCTCCACGAATAGCGCTCGGGGACGGCGGCGGCGTAGTAGTCGTAGATGCCGCGGCCGAAGAGGAAGTCGGCGTTGCCTTCGCTCTCGTCAGCCACGTCGAGGACGTAGTCCATCGCCCGTTTCCCGTCGAGGGCGGCCTTGAGCCAGCGGCGGCGGTTGCTCTGCAGCCGTCCCCGGAAGCCGAGCGCGGCCCCCTTGAAGAACTGCGCGTCGAGGTTGCCCGAGTCGCGGCGCAGGAGGTCGTCGGAGCGGTCGATGACCTCGTCCATCGCGCGGAAGAACGCGTCGTCGTGGCGCGTGTCGGAGAGGTCCATCAGGATCTGCCACCACGGGACGAGCGCCTGGAGAAACGGCGCGACGGGGTGCTCGGGGTGGCGGGTCGCGAGGCGGTCGAAGATGGCCCCGGCCTCGTCGAACTCCATGTTGTAGAGCAGGTCGAGTCCGCGCGTGGCCTCGGCCTTGAACACGGGGTTCTCGAGGACCGACGCCGGCTGCGCCTGGGCAGGCAGCGCCAGGGTGCCCAGCAAGAGGGCGAGCACGAGGCAGGGAGCGGAGCGAGAGAGCATCGGTCGGGGCATGGCGCGTGGTACAGCCGGGATTTTTACGCTGTTCCTCGGGGTCGGTTAACGTTCGACGGTGCCCGTTCGTACGAAGCGCCTGTTCGTACGGAGTGCCCACTCACGCAGGAAGCGCCGCGCTCACCCGAACACGACGCTTCCTGCTTCTCCCTTCCCCCTTCGTCAGTCCGGCAGGCCGTAGGCTTGCCTGACTGTGTTGTAGTCGGAGTAGTCGATGCCCCGGTTGAAGCCGCCGCCGGGAATCGTTACGAGACGGAAGGCGATGTTCTCGATACTTGCCAGCGTCGCGTCGGTGATGGCGAAGTCTTCCGCGCCGAGATCGTTGGAGGCGATCAGGTTGACGTAGAGCCGCTCTACGTCGTAGGTGTAGGTCGTGGTCAGGGTATAGTCCACGAAGAAGTCCTCCCCATCGGCGTCAACGCCAAGCGTGATCGGGAGCGCCGTCCAGCCGTTGCGGATCAGCCCGTCGATCCCGCCCGCGCCGGTCTGGTCCGAGGCGTAGAGCAGCACGACCCCGTCGTCCACCGCCGCCGGGGTGAGGATCGACGGCCGTCCCTCGTACTGCACCTCCAGGCCGCTGCCGCTCAGCGTGCGCGAGAAGAGGAAGTTGCCGCGGTCGTCCTCGTCGTTGAGCGTGAAGGTGGAGACGCGCACCTCGTTCTCGACGATCACGCCTGAGCCGCGCGGGTCGCGGTCGTCGTTGAAATCACACCCGGCGAGGACGAAGAGGAGCGCGAGCAGGCCGAAGCCGCGCAGCACGGCGTGGCGGGCGGCGCGCTGGCGCACCGGAGCCGGGCGGTCGAAGAGGCGGCGAGCGAGGGGCATCGAGGGCATCAGGGTCGAGGTTGGTTCGGTACAAGAGCCGCTCCCGTCGGGCCGGGAGTAACGCGGCACGCTACGCCCGTCTGCAAAGCCGGGTCCAAGCCTGCTAGTTCCAGCCACCGCGCTTTGCCTCGTCGCCAGGGCTGTTCGGATGACTATTTTAGTGGTCAGCCCGCGATCTCCCAGTCCGCCCGAAGTGCCCTGCGCGGCGCAGACTAGCCGTGCCGGTGCCGCCGTTTCCCTTTCGTCCACCCCGTCTTCCTGCCCCGCCCTGCCGATGCGACGCCTCGCGCTCCCCCTCGCCCTCTTCGCCCTCGCTCTCCCCACCCTCGCGCAGCCTACCTCGGCCACGCTCACGGGCACCGTCACCGGCGACGACGGGCAGCCGCTGCCGGGCGCGCACGTCTTCCTCGCCCAGACCCAGCGCGGGACGATCACGAACGCCGAGGGGCGCTACCGCCTCCCCGCCGTGCCGCTCGGCGCGCACCGCCTCGTGGCCTCGATCATCGGGTTCGAGACCGACGCCGAGGACCTCGTCCTCCGCGACGCCGGAGACA
It encodes:
- a CDS encoding isoprenyl transferase; the encoded protein is MPTVSLTKTPQTDADAARQRALARRGQIPVHIAAIMDGNGRWAKHRGQSRVAGHREGVESVRDVTEACAQIGVRHLTLYTFSTENWERPPKEVTALMELLVRTIRREVGRLQENNIRVRTLGELDRLPRRAAAEMREAEGLTCGNTRMTLNLALSYSGRWEIARAARRIAEEVHAGRLTPDAVDERLIASHLDTTGIPDPDLLIRTGGDMRISNFLLWQLAYTELYVTDGYWPDFRREALYAAIESFQDRERRFGRVAEAPRDALVPEQ
- a CDS encoding VWA domain-containing protein, whose product is MFFRYSEWDESRHGQDRPTFDRLLDLFQQLLFHTGGDADEALSWLTQLDNKYGLTDDEMGIGDFIEELKNRGLIERDQQTGVVQITAKGERGLRQRSLEEIFSHLRKSGRGNHKTPFAGAGDERLPETRPFTFGDDIHALDVTGTLSNAFRRSGLGDFSLSEDDFQVFETDHHSSVATVLMIDLSHSMILYGEDRITPARKTAMALSELIMTQYPKDTLDIVAFGNEAWEVEVKDLPYLQVGPFHTNTRAGLERARTILRRRKNRNKQVFMITDGKPSAHFEAGRLYKNAYGLDRKIVNKVLDEAAICRREGITITTFMIARDPYLQNFVRQLTETNQGRAYYASLDDLGGFIFEDYVRNRRKFTR
- a CDS encoding tetratricopeptide repeat protein, which produces MLSRSAPCLVLALLLGTLALPAQAQPASVLENPVFKAEATRGLDLLYNMEFDEAGAIFDRLATRHPEHPVAPFLQALVPWWQILMDLSDTRHDDAFFRAMDEVIDRSDDLLRRDSGNLDAQFFKGAALGFRGRLQSNRRRWLKAALDGKRAMDYVLDVADESEGNADFLFGRGIYDYYAAAVPERYSWSKPFMGFFPSGSKSRGLAALHRTFREGSYLQAEAAYFLLQIYYIFERDYAKTQQFIGWLRERYPDNAFFHAMEGRIRSRFGDWNESERIFQAVMRRHAQGDTGYNDAIAEQALYYLGRTQQVRGNHGQALALFYRLEQVAASRPQSGAFETLGRLRQGMSHDARGERDQALERYRQVLRLDDFSGAHDRARRYIDRPYGRS